TATTCCGTCCTGGCCTGGTCCATGGTCGTAGCCCTTGGAGGCTTTCTTTTTGGATTCGATACTGCTGTTATTTCCGGAGCGGAAAAGTCAATCCAGCAATTTTGGCAACTGTCTTCTTTCCAACATGGCTTTACCATTTCTATAGCACTTATTGGAACCGTAATCGGCTCACTTATAGGTTCAAGACCTTCAGATCATTTTGGCCGTAAAAATACTTTGTACTTTGTTGCTATCGCCTATTTGCTTTCTTCTATTGGTACTGCACTGGCCGGAGACTGGTCAGTTTTTTTAGCTTTCAGGTTTCTTGGCGGACTTGGAGTCGGGATATCATCTGTAACTGCACCGATATACATCTCAGAAATTTCTCCTGCACATAAAAGGGGAAGACTTGTTGGGTTATTCCAGTTTAATGTGGTTTTAGGAATTCTGATCTCTTACCTGTCCAACTACCTGATCAGTCAGGGTGGAGATTCGTCATGGCGATGGATGCTGGGTGTTCAGGCATTTCCTTCCTTTCTCTTTTTTGTGCTGATTTATTTCATACCCGAGAGTCCGAGATGGTTGATCTTAAAAAAGGGAGCTACCGAAAGTGCTTTAAAGATACTTAAGGTCATCAATCCGCTGAATTGTGAAGAGGAACTGGCAGCTATCCAAAATTCTGCTTTGAAATCCTCTTCAGGAAACGAAGAAAATCTTTTCTCCAGAAAATATAAAACTCCGGTTATGCTGGCCATACTTTTTGCTTTTTTTAACCAGGTTTCGGGAATCAATGCCATCATTTATTATGCACCCAGAATTTTCGAAAT
This region of Pedobacter steynii genomic DNA includes:
- a CDS encoding sugar porter family MFS transporter, which translates into the protein MKKYSVLAWSMVVALGGFLFGFDTAVISGAEKSIQQFWQLSSFQHGFTISIALIGTVIGSLIGSRPSDHFGRKNTLYFVAIAYLLSSIGTALAGDWSVFLAFRFLGGLGVGISSVTAPIYISEISPAHKRGRLVGLFQFNVVLGILISYLSNYLISQGGDSSWRWMLGVQAFPSFLFFVLIYFIPESPRWLILKKGATESALKILKVINPLNCEEELAAIQNSALKSSSGNEENLFSRKYKTPVMLAILFAFFNQVSGINAIIYYAPRIFEMAGLGAHSSLLSTVGIGMINFIFTLIAINFIDRIGRRVLMLVGSFGLIASLFLVGFTFYTENFSGFAIPAYMMLFIAFFAFSQGAVIWVFISEIFPNSVRAKGQTLGSSTHWIMAAVIAFCFPYLAETLGGATTFFFFAAMMVLQLIFVWKLMPETKGKSLEQIGTNLIMH